In Lolium rigidum isolate FL_2022 chromosome 7, APGP_CSIRO_Lrig_0.1, whole genome shotgun sequence, the DNA window GATAGTGGAATTACGCATACTTGCTTATCCGAATGCCAAACAAGATGCACGTATATACGCGAATCGGCGAATGCATATAaccggctataaaagcacaccaagGTAAATCGAAAAAGCATAAGCATGAGCAGCAAACATATGGATTCGGTATTGGCACACACAAGGTACCATCAGACGTAGCACTCGTAGAGCTTGATGTCCATCCGCAGGCGGAAGTAGTACAAGCCCTCCAAGGCGTCGGTGCTGAGCGTGGCGATGCCCCGCGCCATGAAGAAGTCGCCGGTGCCTCCAACGACGGAGATGTCCCGCGTCTTCTCGCTCATGAGGTCGGCGCCCATGAGGTTGATCGTGCCCTTGTGCGCGGTTGAGTTGAAGACGAGAGAGAAGCCGAACCACGCGCTCTGCGCCTCCTGCTTGTCGTAGAAGTAGAACCCCTCCGCGTGCGCCGCCGGCTCCACCCCCGCCATGGGCAGCGCCTTCCCCACCGTCATCGGGTCGTTGAACACCGCAAGCATGCCGAAGTACGTGGTGTTCTTACTGCGGCTCGTACTCAGCGCCGTCGGCTTCGTGATCCCCGACGACGTGGCGTTCGCCGTGTTGTTGCCGCCGTCGTAGAGGATGTCGTGGTAGTAGAGTGTCATCTTCTTGCACGGCTCGTTGGAGTTGCTGGAGACGAGCCTCTCCAGGCCGTGGGCGGAACCCGCCATGCCGAGCAGAAATACCACGACAAGGACGGTCGGAGACAGCCTAGAAGATGTTGCGAGGCCTTTGCATTGTTGCTACTTGCTAGTGCAAACTGCGAAAATTGGAGAGGACTGCTAAGTGGGCAGCTCTCGTGTTGTTGTGGACTGTTGATATATAGCTGGACCTGTGCATGCTATATATAGAGGTGTAATGCATGGAAGTATCGATCTGTGGGGTATGTTTAAGGTATCAGTTTAGCTTAGATTCTAACCTCCCTTGCACTCCAAGTGACTAACCTTCCCTTTTTTAAGCTTGATGATTCAGGTTGCTGTGGGTACCCTAAAAGGCAAACCCATCAAAACAACGTACATTTTTGCTATTGGGCAGGCAACTCTGTTTCTTTTGATCGCATTGGAGCAGCGAATATATAATGAATTTACTAGTTATTTAGTTCAGTAAAACGGAAGCAACCATCAAAAATGCATTTCTGGTTGGTACAATGGTACGCCACAAGAGTTACATACTTATATATATCTCCGCCCTTTTGGTTCCAGCACAAAAGCTAGTAACATAAGAGATGTGCATGGTTTTTTCTTGCGAAATACGGTACAACCCATAGACActcacacatacatacatacactcaCCTCTTGTGTGTTTATGCATGGTCGATGTAGAACTCATCATAGTTGGTGTAGCCGCAATCGCCAGGGACGCAAAAAattgtgtgttttttttttgatggAGCTGCAACCGTGAAAGAGGCACCTTTCGGCAGGTCTGATGTAGTCGTACAACTTGATGCCGTGGTTCGGCTCATTGTAGTACAGATTGGTAGTGATATGTAGTCAGATTGGACTTGCCCTAAACGTTCGACTCTAACACAAAATTGTACCCAACAACCAATCGTACCCTAGTTGGTGCTAATATTCTACTCTCTGAAATGAGAATGAAACGAGAAGTACATCTGCGAGGAAATACATCACCTTAAATTGATGATAGCGCATTATTCGATATGTGCCACCACAATATTATGTAAATAAAAGTCACCATTACTGAAAAAAAATACTTTGTAGATGGGTGGTTATTAATTATTCCATTTTAATAAGCATAATGTATTAGTAACCATTTATGTATTATTTAAACCATATGTATTAGTAAGCATAATGTAGATCTTCAAAACCATATGTATCATTTAAACATGATTATA includes these proteins:
- the LOC124673531 gene encoding dirigent protein 5-like gives rise to the protein MAGSAHGLERLVSSNSNEPCKKMTLYYHDILYDGGNNTANATSSGITKPTALSTSRSKNTTYFGMLAVFNDPMTVGKALPMAGVEPAAHAEGFYFYDKQEAQSAWFGFSLVFNSTAHKGTINLMGADLMSEKTRDISVVGGTGDFFMARGIATLSTDALEGLYYFRLRMDIKLYECYV